From the genome of Carassius gibelio isolate Cgi1373 ecotype wild population from Czech Republic chromosome A16, carGib1.2-hapl.c, whole genome shotgun sequence, one region includes:
- the LOC128030783 gene encoding ubiquitin-conjugating enzyme E2 S gives MNSNVENLPPQVLRLVYKEVSALAADPPEGIKIYPSEEDITELHTSIEGPEGTPYAGGVFRMRLVLGKDFPAAPPRGYFLTKIFHPNVGHKGEICVNVLKRDWKAELGLRHVLLTIKCLLIHPNPESALNEEAGRLLLEDYKEYASRAHLLTEIHAMGGTSGALQEPADGPQPKKHAGDPNKRVAAAGLATNGVATNNLSNSSSSGTSSNNTNIVAKKKTDKKRALRRL, from the exons ATG aATTCAAACGTGGAGAACTTGCCCCCTCAAGTGTTGAGACTGGTCTATAAAGAGGTTTCCGCCTTGGCAGCAGACCCTCCGGAGGGGATCAAGATCTACCCCAGTGAAGAGGACATCACAGAGCTGCACACTTCCATTGAGGGCCCAG AAGGAACTCCGTATGCGGGAGGGGTGTTCCGGATGCGACTGGTCCTTGGAAAGGATTTTCCTGCTGCACCTCCCAGGGGCTACTTCCTCACGAAGATTTTCCATCCTAATGTTGGGCACAAGGGTGAGATCTGTGTCAATGTGCTGAAAAGAGACTGGAAGGCAGAGCTGGGTCTGAGACATGTGTTGCTA ACCATCAAGTGCCTTCTGATCCATCCTAACCCAGAGTCGGCTCTGAACGAAGAGGCTGGGAGGTTACTTTTGGAGGACTATAAGGAGTATGCATCTCGTGCTCACCTTCTAACAGAGATCCATGCTATGGGAGGCACGTCGGGGGCCCTTCAAGAGCCCGCTGATGGACCCCAACCCAAGAAGCATGCAGGAGACCCAAACAAACGTGTAGCTGCGGCTGGTTTGGCAACAAATGGTGTTGCCACCAACAATTTAAGTAACAGCAGCTCCAGCGGCACAAGCAGTAACAACACTAATATAGTTGCGAAgaagaaaacagataaaaaacGAGCTCTGAGGAGGCTATAA
- the LOC128030788 gene encoding josephin-2-like, which produces MSEGEVFHEKQRLELCAIHALNNVLQERVFTRETADDICKRLAPQSVMNPHRSVLGTGNYDVNVIMAALQSRGLAAVWWDKRRSVQNLCLDKIQGFILNVPSRVSLGIVSLPLRRRHWLAVRDVNGHFYNLDSKLKGPACIGGETELRSFLTEQLSQDIAEMLLVVQKEVDDSGTWLKADDTRK; this is translated from the exons ATGAGCGAGGGCGAGGTGTTTCACGAGAAACAGAGACTGGAGCTGTGCGCTATCCATGCCTTGAACAACGTGCTTCAAGAGAGAGTCTTCACCAGAGAGACAGCCGATGACATCTGCAAGCG ACTTGCcccacagtctgtgatgaatCCACACCGCTCAGTGTTGGGCACGGGAAACTATGATGTCAATGTCATCATGGCAGCTTTGCAGAGTCGGGGGCTCGCTGCTGTTTGGTGGGACAAACGCAG GTCAGTACAGAATTTGTGTCTGGACAAAATTCAGGGCTTCATTTTGAATGTCCCGTCAAGGGTGTCTCTGGGAATTGTGTCTCTCCCGCTGAGACGCAGACACTGGCTGGCGGTACGGGACGTCAACGGACACTTTTATAACCTAGACTCCAAATTGAAAGGGCCTGCCTGTATTGGAGGAGAAACAGAACTCCG GTCATTTCTCACCGAGCAGCTTTCTCAAGATATTGCAGAAATGCTCCTTGTCGTCCAAAAGGAAGTAGACGACAGTGGGACGTGGCTGAAAGCGGACGACACCAGGAAGTGA